A genomic stretch from Sulfurimonas sediminis includes:
- a CDS encoding precorrin-2 C(20)-methyltransferase → MNQKLTMVSLGPGDVELLTLKALNAFKECDAICVPTKSQDNSFTKSISYKIVSNALKLLHVTKPIIPVYSPMHFIYEDWVHEADIILETLQKYEKICFVTLGDAAIYSSIYYLLDIIKKKNKKIYESCEVIPGVTSFSAASAEVQKALCLGDEELTIKPINPRGKVKTTEILMRPKIGMDTEVLGEGDFYTFENMYLEDAKITSSKIAKVKKYMTLFINFARR, encoded by the coding sequence ATGAATCAAAAACTTACTATGGTCTCTTTGGGTCCGGGAGATGTTGAGCTTTTAACCCTTAAAGCACTCAATGCTTTTAAAGAGTGTGATGCTATCTGTGTACCTACAAAGAGCCAAGACAACAGCTTCACTAAATCTATCAGTTATAAAATCGTTTCTAATGCTTTGAAACTGTTACATGTAACTAAACCTATTATCCCCGTCTATTCACCGATGCACTTTATCTATGAAGACTGGGTACATGAAGCTGACATAATTTTAGAGACACTGCAAAAATATGAAAAAATCTGTTTTGTCACTCTGGGCGATGCCGCTATCTACTCTAGCATTTACTATCTGCTTGACATCATCAAGAAAAAAAACAAAAAAATTTATGAAAGCTGTGAAGTTATTCCAGGAGTAACCTCATTTAGTGCGGCTTCTGCCGAAGTTCAAAAAGCCCTTTGCTTAGGTGATGAAGAGCTCACCATAAAACCTATAAATCCAAGAGGTAAAGTCAAAACTACAGAAATTTTAATGCGTCCAAAAATCGGAATGGATACAGAAGTTTTAGGAGAAGGTGATTTTTATACTTTTGAAAATATGTATCTTGAAGATGCGAAAATCACATCTTCAAAGATTGCTAAAGTCAAAAAATATATGACCCTATTTATCAACTTTGCAAGACGTTAG
- a CDS encoding NFACT RNA binding domain-containing protein, which yields MKLSHLKQITDYLQNFKKISAAFRVSDSIIKIVFDKNDALYFNMQRSNSSIFKCEEYPRSKVYNAPFDVILAKRFNRANVLHVMLLNNDKIIRIKTSLASAYKEEITYLQIEFTGKYTNVIILDEDNVVLEALRHVDLFSSFREVRVGQKLLDVPPAPFVAKEYPLEDVEQFLYGVYEKEQNAKLDNLKKQKISQLEKKLQKLQKLYEKLDSQGSLEKEAEENGHLGNLVLSNVQNIKPYAREIELEDYDGSKVHIALQKRYPTPFMISEMFFSKSKKAKQRAKHLHIEEESLRSKIEHLKRFIHVIKEAKDVAKIEMLLPKKVQNKKVRQNDSIEVFWIEGYKVQLGKNEKGNVELLKNARAKDIWLHMKDRPSAHVIITTDKQNLPQNIILAAARLCVEFSTTSKDRFLVDYTPRREVTIQNGANVLYNKYKTIEVDTRA from the coding sequence ATGAAACTTTCACATTTAAAACAAATTACTGATTATTTACAAAATTTTAAAAAAATCTCTGCTGCATTTCGGGTGAGTGACAGCATCATTAAAATTGTTTTTGACAAAAATGATGCCCTCTATTTTAATATGCAACGCTCAAATTCAAGCATTTTTAAGTGTGAAGAGTATCCGCGTTCCAAGGTCTACAATGCCCCCTTTGATGTTATTTTGGCCAAGCGTTTCAACCGTGCAAACGTCTTACATGTAATGCTGCTTAACAATGACAAAATTATTCGCATCAAAACCTCTCTGGCTTCTGCTTATAAAGAAGAGATTACCTACCTGCAGATAGAGTTTACAGGCAAATATACCAATGTGATTATTTTGGATGAGGATAATGTTGTGCTTGAAGCACTGCGTCATGTTGATCTGTTTTCCTCTTTTAGAGAAGTACGGGTTGGCCAAAAACTGCTCGATGTCCCGCCTGCGCCTTTTGTGGCAAAAGAGTACCCGCTTGAGGATGTGGAGCAGTTTTTGTACGGAGTCTATGAAAAAGAGCAAAATGCAAAACTTGATAACCTCAAAAAGCAAAAAATTTCCCAGCTTGAGAAAAAACTGCAAAAACTGCAAAAACTTTATGAAAAACTTGATTCACAGGGGAGTCTGGAAAAAGAGGCAGAGGAAAACGGACATTTGGGGAATTTGGTACTCTCAAATGTGCAAAATATCAAACCCTATGCAAGAGAAATAGAACTGGAAGATTATGATGGTTCAAAAGTGCACATAGCATTACAAAAACGCTATCCCACGCCTTTTATGATAAGTGAAATGTTCTTTTCCAAAAGTAAAAAAGCAAAACAGCGTGCCAAACATCTGCATATAGAAGAGGAGTCGCTGCGTTCTAAAATAGAACATCTCAAACGCTTTATACATGTAATCAAAGAGGCAAAAGATGTGGCAAAAATAGAGATGCTTTTGCCCAAAAAAGTGCAAAACAAAAAAGTCAGGCAAAATGACTCCATAGAAGTGTTTTGGATAGAAGGCTATAAGGTGCAGCTTGGCAAAAACGAAAAAGGCAATGTGGAACTGCTTAAAAATGCACGCGCAAAAGATATCTGGCTCCACATGAAAGACCGCCCCTCCGCCCATGTCATCATCACCACCGACAAGCAAAATCTCCCGCAAAACATCATTTTGGCAGCGGCAAGACTCTGTGTGGAATTCAGTACCACTTCAAAAGACCGCTTTTTGGTCGATTATACTCCAAGACGAGAAGTCACCATCCAAAACGGAGCAAATGTGTTGTATAATAAGTACAAGACAATAGAGGTAGATACAAGAGCCTAG
- a CDS encoding phosphatidate cytidylyltransferase: protein MSILRDSRERIVTGLALLAVVLIVGLIDNFFVMWLFLGAVYLLAFKEAVVLFGVEKDNLLPFAALLWLIAAFYPYGDDLFVLAGVGYASAVAYDKNLKWVDFLPFIYPTAGLLFILTMYEEYGILSLVWLLGVVALTDIGAYFVGKSIGKTKFCETSPNKTLEGVIGGVALATVVGAFLGVFAVDFWIALVISFMVALSSIFGDLFESSLKRRAGVKDSGDLLPGHGGILDRIDGYLFGAIVMLVLLRGLV from the coding sequence ATGAGCATATTGCGAGACTCTCGAGAGAGAATAGTGACAGGATTGGCACTTTTGGCCGTTGTGCTGATTGTCGGACTGATAGACAACTTTTTTGTTATGTGGCTGTTTTTAGGCGCTGTCTATTTGCTGGCATTTAAAGAGGCTGTTGTTCTTTTTGGTGTAGAAAAAGACAATCTTCTGCCTTTTGCCGCACTTTTATGGCTTATAGCCGCTTTTTATCCTTACGGGGATGATTTGTTTGTGCTTGCAGGTGTCGGCTATGCCTCTGCCGTGGCGTATGACAAAAACCTGAAATGGGTTGATTTCTTACCGTTTATCTATCCGACGGCAGGACTTCTTTTTATTTTAACCATGTATGAAGAGTATGGCATATTGTCACTTGTCTGGCTGCTGGGTGTTGTTGCTCTGACTGATATTGGTGCCTATTTTGTAGGTAAAAGCATAGGAAAAACAAAGTTTTGTGAAACAAGTCCGAACAAAACACTTGAGGGTGTGATAGGCGGGGTAGCTCTTGCAACAGTTGTCGGTGCATTTTTGGGTGTTTTTGCTGTTGACTTCTGGATTGCACTTGTAATCTCTTTTATGGTTGCTCTGAGCTCAATATTTGGCGATTTGTTTGAGTCATCGCTCAAACGCCGTGCCGGGGTAAAAGACAGCGGTGATCTGCTTCCTGGACATGGCGGAATACTGGACAGAATTGACGGCTACCTTTTCGGGGCGATTGTCATGCTTGTACTGCTTCGCGGACTGGTCTAG
- the dxr gene encoding 1-deoxy-D-xylulose-5-phosphate reductoisomerase → MILLGSTGSIGVNALLVARRFGINVEVLACGKNIRLLNEQIKEHNPKIVVIANAEDIHNVNHSNVYAGEEAILDAIETADSKLVVNALVGFLGLRPTLKAIECDKKVALANKESLVACGSFIDTSKIQPIDSEHFGLWYLLQERPVKKMTITASGGAFRDWDIARLHTATLSDTQKHPNWSMGQKITIDSATMVNKMFELLEARWLFGEGEYDAIIETQSLIHAMIDFKDGSTTAHFANASMQLPIAYALDEKMDEAILEHVDLVQVGRLEFRQISPQRYPVWQMKEDLLKNPQRGVVVNAANEAAIEMFIAKKIGFMDISKIIINAYENFHDIRPLHVSDIFLIDKEVRKFVGKNR, encoded by the coding sequence TTGATACTTTTAGGCTCTACCGGTTCCATCGGTGTCAATGCTTTGCTGGTTGCCAGACGTTTTGGTATAAATGTTGAGGTACTGGCCTGCGGAAAAAACATCCGCCTTCTGAATGAACAGATCAAAGAACACAATCCGAAAATTGTAGTTATCGCAAACGCAGAAGATATTCACAATGTAAATCACAGTAATGTTTATGCAGGCGAAGAAGCTATACTTGATGCCATAGAAACAGCAGATTCAAAACTTGTTGTCAATGCACTGGTGGGTTTTTTAGGACTGCGTCCGACACTCAAAGCCATAGAATGTGATAAAAAAGTAGCCTTGGCAAACAAAGAGTCACTCGTTGCCTGCGGCAGTTTCATTGATACATCAAAAATTCAGCCTATAGACAGTGAGCATTTCGGGTTGTGGTATCTGTTGCAGGAGAGACCGGTAAAAAAAATGACGATTACAGCAAGCGGCGGGGCTTTTCGTGACTGGGATATAGCACGGCTGCATACGGCAACACTCTCAGATACACAAAAGCATCCAAACTGGTCAATGGGGCAAAAAATCACAATAGATTCGGCAACAATGGTCAACAAAATGTTTGAACTCCTCGAAGCCCGCTGGCTCTTTGGCGAGGGAGAATATGATGCCATTATTGAGACACAGTCGTTGATTCACGCGATGATAGACTTCAAAGATGGCTCAACCACAGCACATTTTGCCAATGCGAGTATGCAGTTGCCCATAGCCTATGCCCTGGATGAAAAAATGGATGAGGCGATTTTAGAGCATGTCGATCTTGTGCAAGTGGGCCGTCTGGAGTTTCGTCAAATCAGTCCCCAGCGTTATCCTGTCTGGCAGATGAAAGAAGATCTGCTGAAAAATCCGCAAAGAGGCGTTGTTGTCAATGCGGCAAATGAGGCGGCCATTGAGATGTTTATCGCCAAAAAAATAGGTTTTATGGATATCAGTAAAATTATTATCAATGCGTACGAAAACTTTCATGATATCCGCCCTTTACATGTAAGCGATATATTCCTTATAGATAAAGAAGTACGAAAATTTGTAGGAAAGAACAGATGA
- the tsaD gene encoding tRNA (adenosine(37)-N6)-threonylcarbamoyltransferase complex transferase subunit TsaD, which produces MILSIESSCDDSAIAVTEIATNRLVFHKKISQEIEHSVYGGVVPELAARLHAEALPKILEQCEPYFKELKAVAVTASPGLAVTLIEGVTLAKAVSIALDIPLIAVNHLIGHIYSLFIEKETLFPLTVLLVSGGHTQVMEVKSLSEITTVAKSMDDSFGESFDKVAKMMRLGYPGGPAIEKLAKEGDRKRYNFTVPLLRTPQLAFSYSGLKNAVRLAVEKSEPQDYKDIAASFEHIASKHLIHKLKKYFQTNPPKNFAIVGGASANLYLRGEIQELLKPYGAKLLLSELQYCSDNAAMIGRVAVDMYKKNMFTSMEEVQVAPRVKM; this is translated from the coding sequence ATGATTTTAAGTATAGAAAGCTCCTGTGATGACAGTGCAATTGCTGTAACAGAGATAGCAACAAACAGGCTCGTTTTTCATAAAAAAATTTCTCAGGAAATCGAACACAGCGTATATGGCGGTGTCGTTCCGGAACTGGCAGCACGCCTGCATGCAGAAGCATTGCCAAAGATTTTGGAGCAGTGTGAGCCTTATTTTAAAGAGCTAAAGGCTGTTGCGGTGACTGCCAGCCCCGGACTGGCTGTTACACTGATAGAGGGAGTGACCCTTGCAAAAGCGGTGAGTATTGCGCTTGATATTCCGCTTATTGCGGTCAACCATCTTATTGGGCATATCTACTCGCTTTTTATTGAAAAAGAGACCCTTTTTCCTTTGACGGTTCTGCTTGTTTCGGGCGGGCATACGCAAGTGATGGAAGTAAAAAGCCTGAGTGAGATTACAACAGTGGCAAAAAGTATGGATGACAGTTTCGGTGAGAGTTTTGACAAGGTCGCAAAGATGATGAGACTGGGATATCCCGGTGGACCGGCCATAGAAAAGCTTGCAAAAGAGGGTGATAGAAAAAGATACAATTTTACTGTTCCTCTTTTGCGAACGCCGCAGCTGGCTTTTAGCTACTCAGGGCTGAAAAATGCAGTGAGGCTGGCTGTTGAAAAATCAGAACCACAGGATTACAAAGACATTGCAGCCTCTTTTGAACATATAGCAAGCAAACATCTGATTCACAAGCTCAAAAAGTATTTTCAGACAAATCCTCCAAAAAACTTTGCCATAGTCGGAGGGGCAAGTGCAAATTTGTACCTCAGAGGAGAGATTCAAGAATTGCTCAAACCTTATGGCGCAAAACTCCTTTTAAGCGAGTTGCAATACTGTTCGGACAATGCGGCTATGATAGGACGGGTTGCCGTTGATATGTACAAAAAAAACATGTTTACCTCTATGGAAGAAGTACAGGTGGCTCCACGGGTGAAAATGTAG
- the tpx gene encoding thiol peroxidase, which translates to MATTKFKGTDVELLGNEVNVGDKAPEVNVVNSEGLGDVKVGGAQGTKQLIIVVPSLDTGVCATETRNFNAKAAELEGVKTVVVSMDLPFAAGRFCSAEGIDKLTVASDFRNKDFANAYGVLLGGSPLAGVTARAIFVIDENGIVTYKEIVPEITEEPQYDAAIEAAKK; encoded by the coding sequence ATGGCAACAACTAAATTCAAAGGTACAGACGTAGAGTTATTAGGAAATGAAGTAAATGTAGGGGACAAAGCTCCTGAAGTTAATGTAGTAAACTCAGAGGGTTTGGGTGATGTAAAAGTTGGTGGTGCTCAAGGTACAAAGCAACTTATTATCGTAGTTCCTTCACTTGATACAGGTGTATGTGCTACAGAAACTCGTAACTTCAATGCAAAAGCTGCAGAACTTGAGGGTGTTAAAACTGTTGTTGTTTCTATGGACCTTCCTTTTGCTGCAGGACGCTTTTGTTCAGCTGAAGGAATCGACAAATTAACTGTTGCTTCAGATTTCAGAAACAAAGACTTCGCTAACGCATACGGTGTGCTTTTAGGTGGTTCTCCACTTGCAGGTGTAACTGCTCGTGCTATCTTCGTAATTGATGAAAACGGAATCGTAACTTACAAAGAAATCGTTCCAGAAATCACTGAAGAGCCTCAGTATGACGCTGCAATAGAAGCTGCTAAAAAATAG
- a CDS encoding TIGR04219 family outer membrane beta-barrel protein gives MKKILSAIAVSTILSASLCADMARVEIGAGAWAQTPSGTADYKAGGGVTGTNTFDEKKDTSAYVWMLIKHPIPVVPNIRLEYVSIHATGTATGSWGGVAIPGSSNSVLDIKEYDIIPYYNILDNTFWTTVDLGLDIKVMNMDYTVAKNGLFPGYQDSYTAPIPLLYARVRVEIPTTNIALESDAKYVTTGSSTIYDVRAKIDYTFDISSIVQPALEIGYRTQKIKIDEDGEDVKTDMDFSGFYAGLMLRF, from the coding sequence ATGAAAAAAATCTTATCCGCTATAGCTGTAAGTACAATTTTGAGCGCTTCGCTTTGTGCCGATATGGCAAGAGTTGAAATCGGTGCAGGTGCATGGGCACAAACACCATCGGGGACAGCTGATTATAAGGCTGGCGGCGGCGTAACAGGTACAAATACTTTTGATGAAAAAAAAGATACATCGGCCTACGTATGGATGCTTATAAAACATCCGATTCCGGTTGTTCCGAATATAAGACTTGAGTATGTCAGTATCCATGCAACCGGTACGGCAACAGGTTCATGGGGTGGCGTGGCTATACCGGGGTCATCAAACAGTGTTTTGGATATCAAAGAGTATGATATCATTCCTTACTATAACATACTTGACAATACCTTTTGGACAACTGTTGATCTGGGACTGGATATAAAAGTGATGAACATGGACTACACAGTTGCCAAAAACGGACTATTTCCCGGGTATCAGGATTCTTATACCGCACCGATTCCTCTTCTTTATGCAAGAGTCAGAGTGGAAATTCCAACAACAAACATAGCCCTTGAAAGTGATGCAAAGTATGTGACTACGGGTTCTTCAACTATTTATGACGTGCGTGCAAAAATAGACTATACCTTTGACATTTCATCGATTGTGCAGCCTGCTCTTGAAATAGGCTACAGAACGCAAAAAATAAAGATAGATGAAGACGGCGAAGATGTGAAAACAGATATGGATTTTTCAGGATTTTATGCAGGTTTAATGCTGCGTTTTTAA
- a CDS encoding UDP-N-acetylmuramate dehydrogenase has protein sequence MQFRSIDFSKYSSFKIGSIVDVALLKDDFTDLADYTLIGSCNNTLIGPNPPKLMMLDKKYYYIKIENGLLKIGGATPSGKIASFCKKHNITNFEFLSHLPGKLGGLVYMNAGLKEFEIFNNLVSITTPSGLHVKKEIEFGYRRTNIKEPILEAAFSLAYGFSQEKAAMFKKMRANQPTTPSAGSCFKNPEGDYAGRLIEAVGLKGKKVGNMEFSRVHANFLVNNGNGSFKDAVFLINEAQKRVFESFGIKLELEIVILDRETKVLF, from the coding sequence ATGCAGTTTAGAAGTATAGATTTTTCAAAATATTCCTCTTTTAAAATAGGGAGTATCGTTGATGTTGCTCTTTTAAAAGACGATTTTACCGATTTGGCAGACTATACGCTCATAGGCTCCTGCAACAATACTCTTATCGGACCCAATCCACCAAAACTGATGATGCTCGATAAAAAATATTACTATATAAAAATAGAAAACGGTCTTTTAAAAATCGGCGGAGCAACACCCTCGGGTAAAATTGCCTCTTTTTGTAAAAAACACAACATCACAAACTTTGAATTTCTTTCCCATCTTCCGGGAAAACTCGGTGGTCTCGTTTATATGAATGCCGGACTCAAAGAATTTGAAATTTTTAACAATCTTGTCAGCATTACCACCCCATCCGGGTTACATGTAAAGAAGGAGATAGAATTTGGGTATAGAAGAACAAATATCAAAGAACCCATACTTGAAGCTGCTTTTTCTTTGGCATATGGTTTTAGTCAGGAAAAAGCAGCTATGTTTAAAAAAATGCGTGCAAATCAGCCCACAACCCCGAGTGCAGGCAGCTGCTTTAAAAACCCCGAAGGTGATTATGCCGGCAGACTGATAGAAGCTGTCGGACTCAAAGGGAAAAAAGTCGGCAATATGGAGTTCAGTAGAGTCCATGCGAATTTTTTAGTCAACAACGGCAACGGCAGTTTTAAAGATGCTGTTTTTCTGATAAACGAGGCACAGAAAAGAGTTTTTGAGAGTTTTGGAATAAAACTGGAGTTGGAGATAGTTATTTTGGACAGGGAAACAAAAGTGCTGTTTTAA
- the fliQ gene encoding flagellar biosynthesis protein FliQ, with the protein MEAKLVALGVQTFQIALYLALPGLLTGMLLGLAVSIFQATTQINEMTLSFIPKIIGVVIVIVLTMPWMLNEMTDFSVGVFNMIPTFVE; encoded by the coding sequence ATGGAAGCAAAACTTGTAGCACTTGGCGTACAGACATTTCAGATTGCACTCTATCTCGCACTTCCAGGACTCCTTACAGGTATGCTGCTCGGACTGGCTGTCAGTATTTTTCAGGCAACAACACAGATCAATGAAATGACGCTCTCTTTTATTCCTAAAATTATCGGTGTTGTTATTGTCATCGTCCTTACAATGCCCTGGATGCTCAACGAGATGACAGACTTTTCTGTCGGTGTATTTAATATGATTCCCACTTTTGTCGAGTAA
- a CDS encoding menaquinone biosynthesis family protein — protein MKKTLIAHSPDADDIFMYYAIKFGWVDMKDTHFDNIAKDIQTLNEDALKGVYDIVAISFALYPNIREEYAPLRTAVSFGEGYGPKLIKRKGQKLRRNFKVALSGKHTTNAMLFRIAYPEARISYMNFLEIEDAVKEGKVDAGVLIHESILTFANELEVEREMWDIWQELAGRELPLPLGGMAIRRSLPLNRAIDYEKTLTKAVQVARDHKERLSNMLIERDLVRIDAQTLEKYLELYANDDSITLSDIQYEAIDKLFEIGYEHGFYDRPVSIRDYLIPTEYTALRES, from the coding sequence ATGAAAAAAACTCTTATTGCACATTCACCTGACGCAGACGATATTTTTATGTACTATGCTATCAAATTCGGCTGGGTAGATATGAAAGATACACACTTTGACAATATTGCAAAAGATATACAAACCCTCAATGAGGATGCACTTAAGGGTGTGTATGATATTGTAGCCATCAGTTTTGCCCTCTATCCGAATATCAGAGAAGAGTATGCTCCGCTTCGAACCGCTGTAAGTTTCGGAGAGGGTTATGGTCCTAAACTTATTAAAAGAAAAGGACAAAAACTCAGACGAAATTTCAAAGTGGCTCTCAGCGGCAAGCATACAACCAATGCAATGCTTTTTCGCATCGCCTACCCTGAGGCACGCATTAGCTATATGAATTTTCTGGAAATAGAGGATGCCGTCAAAGAGGGGAAAGTGGATGCCGGAGTACTGATACACGAAAGCATATTAACCTTTGCCAACGAGCTTGAAGTTGAGCGTGAGATGTGGGATATCTGGCAGGAACTTGCCGGCAGGGAGTTGCCTCTGCCTCTGGGAGGCATGGCTATTCGTCGCTCTTTGCCTCTCAATCGTGCAATAGATTATGAAAAAACACTGACAAAAGCAGTGCAGGTTGCCCGTGACCACAAAGAGAGACTCTCGAACATGCTTATAGAGCGTGATCTCGTCCGCATAGATGCACAGACACTCGAAAAATATCTTGAACTTTATGCGAATGATGACTCCATCACCCTCAGCGATATTCAATACGAAGCCATCGACAAACTCTTTGAAATAGGCTATGAACACGGATTTTACGACAGACCCGTCAGTATCAGAGACTATCTGATCCCTACAGAGTATACGGCACTGAGAGAGTCATAA
- a CDS encoding DUF1269 domain-containing protein: protein MSKEALVKVYDNYDEAAEFVNKLLANGVLKKYISVIAKGEQEEKNEFEYKKHSENIIFWGEQGAFWGGLWGVLMGGILFWAPGVGPIVATGRILASIAGMAAGAVMFGATGAMTAWLVDLGIEKSLAEKYGDMIQENKILVIVHGDEDAVEIAEKTVAQK, encoded by the coding sequence ATGAGTAAAGAAGCATTGGTAAAAGTCTATGATAACTACGATGAAGCGGCAGAATTTGTCAATAAGCTGCTGGCAAACGGTGTACTGAAAAAATATATTTCTGTCATTGCCAAAGGAGAACAGGAAGAGAAAAATGAATTTGAGTATAAAAAACACAGTGAAAATATAATTTTTTGGGGTGAGCAGGGTGCTTTTTGGGGAGGTCTTTGGGGAGTGCTGATGGGCGGCATTCTCTTCTGGGCTCCGGGAGTCGGACCAATAGTGGCAACGGGGCGAATACTTGCATCTATCGCAGGGATGGCAGCAGGGGCTGTAATGTTTGGAGCAACCGGGGCTATGACGGCCTGGCTTGTTGATTTGGGCATAGAAAAATCTTTGGCGGAAAAATATGGAGATATGATACAGGAGAACAAAATACTTGTTATTGTGCACGGAGATGAAGATGCCGTAGAAATAGCAGAAAAAACTGTAGCGCAAAAGTAA
- the recA gene encoding recombinase RecA codes for MDANKQKSLDLAMKQIDKAFGKGSLMRLGDKDIMPIQSISTGSLGLDLALGIGGVPQGRVVEIYGPESSGKTTLALQITAECQKNGGVCAFIDAEHALDVVYAKNLGVDIDNLLVSQPDYGEQALDIVETIARSGAIDLIVIDSVAALTPKVELEGEMNDQQVGLQARLMSKALRKLTGVLSKMNCTIIFINQIRMKIGMMGYGSPETTTGGNALKFYASVRIDVRRIASLKQGETQIGNRVKAKVIKNKVAPPFRQAEFDIMFGEGISKEGELVDYGVKLDIIDKSGAWFSYGETKLGQGRENVKAKFKDEPELAAEIEEKVKQAMGMSSLMTMDTSDIAEADA; via the coding sequence ATGGATGCAAACAAACAAAAATCATTAGACTTGGCGATGAAGCAAATTGACAAAGCCTTTGGTAAAGGTTCTTTAATGCGCCTGGGAGATAAAGATATTATGCCGATTCAGTCTATCAGTACAGGTTCTTTGGGGCTTGATTTGGCATTGGGTATAGGTGGTGTACCACAGGGAAGAGTTGTCGAAATATACGGCCCTGAAAGTTCCGGAAAAACAACACTGGCTCTGCAAATTACTGCTGAGTGTCAGAAAAACGGCGGAGTATGTGCTTTTATAGATGCGGAACATGCCCTTGATGTTGTTTATGCAAAAAATCTCGGGGTGGACATAGACAATCTGCTTGTATCTCAACCAGACTACGGAGAGCAGGCACTTGATATTGTAGAAACAATTGCCCGCAGTGGCGCAATTGATTTGATTGTCATTGATTCCGTGGCTGCATTGACACCAAAAGTTGAACTTGAGGGTGAAATGAATGACCAGCAGGTCGGTTTGCAGGCCCGTTTAATGAGTAAAGCTCTGCGAAAGCTCACAGGCGTGTTGAGCAAAATGAACTGTACCATTATATTTATCAATCAGATTCGTATGAAAATAGGCATGATGGGGTATGGCTCACCGGAGACAACAACGGGTGGAAATGCATTGAAATTTTATGCATCTGTTCGTATAGATGTACGCCGCATTGCTTCACTGAAGCAGGGGGAGACTCAAATTGGTAACAGAGTCAAAGCAAAAGTAATTAAAAACAAAGTGGCCCCTCCTTTTCGTCAGGCAGAATTTGATATAATGTTCGGAGAAGGAATCTCAAAAGAGGGTGAGCTCGTTGACTATGGTGTAAAATTAGACATAATAGACAAAAGCGGGGCTTGGTTTTCTTATGGAGAGACCAAACTTGGTCAAGGCCGTGAAAATGTCAAGGCAAAATTTAAAGATGAGCCGGAACTTGCAGCTGAGATTGAAGAGAAGGTTAAACAGGCGATGGGCATGAGCTCTCTTATGACGATGGATACTTCTGATATAGCAGAAGCCGACGCGTAA